A portion of the Zootoca vivipara chromosome 6, rZooViv1.1, whole genome shotgun sequence genome contains these proteins:
- the LOC118087158 gene encoding carbohydrate sulfotransferase 6-like isoform X2 → MARIRISSTTVAIFLVIQTGFLLFLCAQHGGFMSQSEEKPPQVHILILSSWRSGSSFVGQLFSQHPDVFYLMEPAWHVWATMYQNSAKVLHMAVRDLIRSVFKCDMSVFDAYLPWKRNVSDLFQWAVSRALCTDPVCELFHRTDITSESACKAVCGKSPFSKVEEACKSYSHIVLKEVRIFDLKVLYPLLTDPSLNLKIIHLVRDPRAVVKSREQSAKALARDNGIVLSMNGTKVEDGQYKVLQEICRSHVQIYETATLKPPSFLKDRYLMIRFEDLVRDPLVEITAMYKFSGLQLTSKLENWIYNITHGQGPSRKREAFQITPRNAVNVSQAWRTVLSFQKVKQVQEVCKGALNILGYQLVDSEKEQKDLSFDLVLPHRKSQFSWASFSEN, encoded by the coding sequence ATGGCGAGGATCCGAATATCCAGCACTACAGTTGCAATCTTCCTTGTGATTCAGACAGGATTTCTACTGTTTTTGTGTGCTCAGCATGGTGGCTTTATGTCTCAGTCTGAAGAGAAACCACCCCAGGTGCACATTCTCATCctctcctcctggaggtcagggTCTTCCTTTGTTGGGCAGCTCTTCAGCCAACACCCTGATGTTTTCTACTTGATGGAGCCAGCCTGGCATGTGTGGGCAACCATGTACCAAAACAGCGCCAAGGTCTTGCACATGGCAGTGCGGGACCTCATCCGGTCAGTCTTTAAGTGTGACATGTCAGTCTTCGATGCCTACCTGCCATGGAAGAGAAATGTGTCAGATCTTTTCCAGTGGGCAGTAAGTCGTGCCTTGTGCACAGATCCTGTTTGTGAATTGTTCCACCGCACTGATATCACCAGCGAAAGTGCCTGCAAGGCTGTCTGTGGGAAGTCCCCCTTCAGCAAAGTGGAAGAGGCCTGCAAGAGCTATAGCCACATTGTCCTGAAGGAAGTCCGGATCTTTGACCTCAAGGTGCTTTATCCTCTCCTCACTGACCCCTCCCTGAACCTCAAAATCATCCACCTCGTCCGTGACCCCAGAGCTGTTGTGAAATCACGGGAACAATCAGCAAAAGCTCTTGCCCGTGACAATGGGATTGTCTTGAGCATGAATGGCACAAAAGTGGAAGATGGCCAGTACAAAGTCCTGCAGGAGATCTGTAGAAGCCACGTTCAGATTTATGAAACAGCAACCCTGAAACCTCCAAGTTTTCTGAAAGATCGTTACTTGATGATCCGGTTTGAAGATCTTGTACGAGACCCTTTAGTGGAAATTACAGCAATGTATAAATTTTCAGGTCTTCAGCTGACCAGCAAACTTGAAAACTGGATCTATAATATCACCCATGGACAAGGGCCAAGTAGGAAGAGGGAGGCCTTCCAAATCACTCCCCGAAATGCAGTAAATGTCTCCCAGGCATGGAGGACTGTTCTTTCGTTTCAGAAAGTCAAGCAAGTGCAGGAGGTTTGCAAGGGTGCCTTAAATATACTCGGATACCAACTTGTAGATTCTGAGAAAGAACAGAAAGATTTGTCATTCGATTTAGTGTTGCCACATCGAAAAAGTCAATTCAGCTGGGCATCCTTTAGTGAAAATTAG
- the LOC118087158 gene encoding carbohydrate sulfotransferase 6-like isoform X1, with amino-acid sequence MTPLGVLQAVLQGRPDQCRVYFLVHCRAGATAAGCTKQRAWWSTRLLLALKATGRAPERQRARERRVSILSRAALSGAERPPCRLLVAPSGSSASTRCGIPSSGIWGPKGRSRVLCSASARMARIRISSTTVAIFLVIQTGFLLFLCAQHGGFMSQSEEKPPQVHILILSSWRSGSSFVGQLFSQHPDVFYLMEPAWHVWATMYQNSAKVLHMAVRDLIRSVFKCDMSVFDAYLPWKRNVSDLFQWAVSRALCTDPVCELFHRTDITSESACKAVCGKSPFSKVEEACKSYSHIVLKEVRIFDLKVLYPLLTDPSLNLKIIHLVRDPRAVVKSREQSAKALARDNGIVLSMNGTKVEDGQYKVLQEICRSHVQIYETATLKPPSFLKDRYLMIRFEDLVRDPLVEITAMYKFSGLQLTSKLENWIYNITHGQGPSRKREAFQITPRNAVNVSQAWRTVLSFQKVKQVQEVCKGALNILGYQLVDSEKEQKDLSFDLVLPHRKSQFSWASFSEN; translated from the exons ATGACGCCCTTAGGAGTTCTACAAGCAGTTCTGCAAGGTAGACCCGATCAGTGTCGAGTCTACTTCCTAGTCCACTGCAGGGCAGGGGCTACGGCAGCAGGCTGCACGAAGCAGCGGGCCTGGTGGTCTACGCGGCTCCTTCTTGCCCTTAAAGCCACGGGACGGGCGCCTGAGCGACAGCGTGCGCGAGAAAGGCGGGTCAGCATCCTGAGTCGAGCAGCCTTGTCGGGAGCGGAGCGTCCGCCTTGCCGCCTGTTGGTAGCGCCGTCGGGTTCCTCCGCCTCCACTCGGTGTGGCATCCCCTCATCAGGCATTTGGGGGCCGAAAGGCCGGTCACGCGTG TTGTGCTCTGCTTCAGCCAGAATGGCGAGGATCCGAATATCCAGCACTACAGTTGCAATCTTCCTTGTGATTCAGACAGGATTTCTACTGTTTTTGTGTGCTCAGCATGGTGGCTTTATGTCTCAGTCTGAAGAGAAACCACCCCAGGTGCACATTCTCATCctctcctcctggaggtcagggTCTTCCTTTGTTGGGCAGCTCTTCAGCCAACACCCTGATGTTTTCTACTTGATGGAGCCAGCCTGGCATGTGTGGGCAACCATGTACCAAAACAGCGCCAAGGTCTTGCACATGGCAGTGCGGGACCTCATCCGGTCAGTCTTTAAGTGTGACATGTCAGTCTTCGATGCCTACCTGCCATGGAAGAGAAATGTGTCAGATCTTTTCCAGTGGGCAGTAAGTCGTGCCTTGTGCACAGATCCTGTTTGTGAATTGTTCCACCGCACTGATATCACCAGCGAAAGTGCCTGCAAGGCTGTCTGTGGGAAGTCCCCCTTCAGCAAAGTGGAAGAGGCCTGCAAGAGCTATAGCCACATTGTCCTGAAGGAAGTCCGGATCTTTGACCTCAAGGTGCTTTATCCTCTCCTCACTGACCCCTCCCTGAACCTCAAAATCATCCACCTCGTCCGTGACCCCAGAGCTGTTGTGAAATCACGGGAACAATCAGCAAAAGCTCTTGCCCGTGACAATGGGATTGTCTTGAGCATGAATGGCACAAAAGTGGAAGATGGCCAGTACAAAGTCCTGCAGGAGATCTGTAGAAGCCACGTTCAGATTTATGAAACAGCAACCCTGAAACCTCCAAGTTTTCTGAAAGATCGTTACTTGATGATCCGGTTTGAAGATCTTGTACGAGACCCTTTAGTGGAAATTACAGCAATGTATAAATTTTCAGGTCTTCAGCTGACCAGCAAACTTGAAAACTGGATCTATAATATCACCCATGGACAAGGGCCAAGTAGGAAGAGGGAGGCCTTCCAAATCACTCCCCGAAATGCAGTAAATGTCTCCCAGGCATGGAGGACTGTTCTTTCGTTTCAGAAAGTCAAGCAAGTGCAGGAGGTTTGCAAGGGTGCCTTAAATATACTCGGATACCAACTTGTAGATTCTGAGAAAGAACAGAAAGATTTGTCATTCGATTTAGTGTTGCCACATCGAAAAAGTCAATTCAGCTGGGCATCCTTTAGTGAAAATTAG
- the LOC118086000 gene encoding C-signal, which produces MSMLNARSILVTGSNRGIGLELVKQLVEKSNRPEWIFATCRDPEGPSAQALKNLAAKHEGVVINPLDTCEPNSIKAAAARVTECLKGAGLNLLINNAGIARRASIEHETSENMSEVYRTNVIGPMVITQAFLPLLRKASRESPQKGMSCSKAAIVNMSSASGSITNLLGWEVGHAISYRCSKAALNMLTRCQSLGFAEDEILCVALHPGWLQTDMGNSGGIPAPMKVDEGVKEILNTLACLSDKYNGTLVNIDGETLPW; this is translated from the exons ATGTCCATGCTGAATGCACGTTCCATCCTGGTGACTGGGTCCAACCGGGGCATTGGCTTAGAACTGGTCAAGCAGCTGGTGGAGAAAAGCAACAGGCCAGAATGGATCTTTGCCACTTGTCGGGACCCAGAGGGACCAAGTGCTCAG GCCTTGAAGAATTTGGCTGCCAAGCATGAGGGAGTGGTTATCAACCCACTGG ACACTTGTGAGCCAAACAGCATCAAGGCTGCTGCAGCCAGAGTCACTGAATGTCTGAAAGGAGCCGGGTTGAATCTTCTGATAAATAATGCTGGGATTGCAAGGCGAGCTTCTATAGAACATGAGACATCAGAGAATATGTCTGAGGTGTATAGGACCAATGTGATTGGGCCCATGGTGATCACTCAG GCATTCCTGCCCTTGCTGAGGAAGGCATCTCGGGAAAGCCCTCAGAAAGGAATGAGCTGCAGCAAAGCTGCCATTGTCAACATGTCCAGTGCAAGTGGTTCCATTACAAATCTACTTGGATGGGAAGTGGGACATGCCATCAGCTACCGCTGCAGCAAG GCTGCTCTGAACATGCTCACACGGTGCCAGTCCCTGGGATTTGCTGAAGACGAGATCCTGTGCGTTGCCCTGCATCCTGGGTGGTTACAGACAGACATGGGAAATTCAGGA GGTATACCAGCCCCAATGAAAGTGGATGAGGGTGTGAAAGAGATCCTAAACACCCTTGCGTGTCTCTCAGATAAATACAATGGCACTCTTGTAAACATCGATGGGGAAACCCTTCCCTGGTGA